gccgcgacgggcttcgccgagctcgtcgccgacccgcGCGACCTCTTCTACCACGACCtgccggccgacgaggccgagcggcgggccggggaGCTCGCGCCGCAGAGCCTCCGCGCGCTgttcgagggcggcgagcacgcgTACGCCGGGTGGCGCGACGTGCCGGCCTgctggctcgtcggcacGACCGAGGACCGggggctgccgctggcggtgcAGCGGACGCAGGTCGGCATGGCGAGGGCcatgggcgcgcgcgtggagCACAGGGAGCTGCGGACGAGCCACTCTCCGTTTCTGAGCCGGCCCGAGGACACGGCGAGGATTGTggtcgaggctgtcgaggcGTTTGCGGGTATacccgtcgtcgatggcggcggcagcagtagcagcagtaccgcggcggagggggaAGGGAGAGGGAGCACTCAACGGGAGGAGGACCTCCCCGCGCCGAGGCTTTGGCAGCCCTTGACGTGGTTCCGCTTTggcctgccgctggtggttGGCCACATGCTGGGGAGAAGTATTCTCGTCTTCCTATGGGGGCGGAGACTCTGGAGGTCAATATGGTAGTACTACTAGTTGATCAGCATAAGAGTGCCGTGTCGGAACAAATACTactctcccctcccccctctctttctctctctctctctcaccccCTTGTCAACGGCCGCTTCTTCAAGGCAGTTGAAATTGCGGGATAGACATGGGAAGAGGCAAAACGAGCCTCTGTTAGTCGTTGCTAATGTTCTCCCCCCCCATTGTTACGTATTAGTGACAGACAGGGTCAGCTGGCAAAAAGTGTGTCTAACCCATGTAAGTCACGCAAAAACCACAAAGAACTATTGATAAGTAAAAACCCACGGACACACAAAATGGGTGCTGCACAGAATCGGAGGGTAGTTTCGCCTCTCTTCCGCCTCGAGTAGGTCTCAGCGCTCTCAGCCGGAGGATAGCCTGTGCCTGtctctcgcgcgcggcggagagaaagaaaagagGGGGGGCTGTGCCGAgacacgccgacgacaaaaGTCTCATGGGACGGCGCGAGACATGGTAAGCaaagggcaaggcagggcaagaCAAGGTATTTTCGGGCACGCGTGAGAATGGACAACACGAGACACAGATGGatagagagagggagagagatgaCGAATCTGCATGCCTGTAAGCATGCTGCTGTTTGGCGGGACATGACagacgggggggggcagcgTGCTTCGGAGTGCCGCTCCTCGAGTTTTGAGTGGACTGTGATTATCATGatgtcgacgatgatgacaaAGGTGATAAGAGGGCGAAACAGAAAGGGGCCAGTTGCGCTTttgtggtgtgtgtgtgtgcaacTGGGCCCGAAAAGAAAGGTGATGAGACGCTCGGCAGACCGCGttggaggccaaggacggatgggtggatggacgggcgATGGGCAGTGAGtgctggggagggggggcccgCAGAGGCACAGAGTGCAGCGAAGAAGCCGTCGCGTGAGTTTATGGGTGATGAGCCGCCCCCCTGCAACTTTCCCCCCAAGTTGCTGTTCCGTTTTGGCATGTCGACAAGTCGGGCAGTAAGCCCGGCCCCCCGCATGCATCAGTACTTAGCATTGCCGaagcacgacggcggcggcggcgactgggcaGAACGGGCACTGCTGCAGTTTGTCCATTGcataccttagtacctaggtactaactaggtaggtacgtgcATTACGAACCTGCCATGATCAGTGTACTTGACGTGTTGCTGTGCTGGAGCAAAAAAAACCGAGCTATTGCGTCTATAGTACTAGGTACTCTCTCTTCATCTAA
The genomic region above belongs to Purpureocillium takamizusanense chromosome 5, complete sequence and contains:
- a CDS encoding uncharacterized protein (TransMembrane:1 (o301-323i)~antiSMASH:Cluster_5.4~EggNog:ENOG503NWF0~COG:S); its protein translation is MPQLPTLVFVPGAWHKPSCYDKIIPLLQERHKLRCIAITLPSTTGDRDATFKDDLDVAREAIAGETTRGRDVVVVAHSYGGMVGNSAVKGFTRRPRDAAGAEDDDDGHVIGLILIASGFTFTGVAFMDPFLGRPPPAWRANAATGFAELVADPRDLFYHDLPADEAERRAGELAPQSLRALFEGGEHAYAGWRDVPACWLVGTTEDRGLPLAVQRTQVGMARAMGARVEHRELRTSHSPFLSRPEDTARIVVEAVEAFAGIPVVDGGGSSSSSTAAEGEGRGSTQREEDLPAPRLWQPLTWFRFGLPLVVGHMLGRSILVFLWGRRLWRSIW